In Nitrospirota bacterium, a genomic segment contains:
- a CDS encoding NAD(P)H-hydrate dehydratase, which produces MKVVDAQQMREIDRQTIEDYGIASAVLMERAGLSVVNRIKQFFDRSVRVLVLAGGGNNGGDGLVVARLLHNEGWDVRVFLISSPEKLSPDCLRQYETAKKMGVRIFTEKLPDSKDLRDSLVIDAILGTGLNKPLRGEISILADRVNRAQADVVAVDIATGVSSDTGKIMGTAVRAAFTVTFGLPKVGHVIYPGAEYTGRLFVEDIGFPPALLNSESIPLELIEKKHVALLLPERLKNSHKGDYGHVLVIGGSVGKTGAPLLSARAALRSGAGLVSIGTPERIVDSLMASVLEEMTLPLPSTASGTVSREAARTVLDFLHERADVLAIGPGLSTDRETVEFVLETISNSPVPMVVDADGLNALSTLEYKDIVVFLNKVRAPAVLTPHAGEMSRLVRMSISDIADDLIGVAMRFSRDTGCCLVLKGVPTLIATPEGQCFINTTGNPGMATAGTGDVLTGIIASFTGQGLQPAEAALTGVYLHGLTGDIVVKGTTGYAFTANDLINGLFRGFQSLLSDLQPYK; this is translated from the coding sequence ATGAAGGTTGTTGATGCTCAACAGATGAGGGAGATTGACAGGCAGACTATTGAGGACTATGGTATTGCGTCTGCTGTTTTGATGGAGAGGGCAGGGCTGTCTGTTGTAAACAGGATCAAGCAGTTCTTTGACAGGTCAGTGAGGGTTCTCGTCCTTGCCGGAGGCGGCAATAATGGTGGGGATGGTCTTGTAGTGGCACGGCTCCTTCATAATGAGGGATGGGATGTCAGGGTCTTCCTGATTTCATCCCCGGAGAAACTTTCCCCTGATTGTCTCAGGCAGTATGAGACGGCCAAAAAGATGGGAGTCAGGATTTTTACGGAAAAACTTCCAGACTCAAAAGACCTCCGTGACTCACTTGTGATTGATGCAATATTAGGGACAGGATTGAACAAACCCCTCAGGGGGGAGATATCCATTCTCGCTGACAGGGTTAACAGGGCACAGGCCGATGTGGTGGCCGTTGATATTGCCACGGGTGTATCCTCTGATACCGGAAAAATCATGGGGACTGCCGTAAGGGCGGCTTTTACCGTTACTTTCGGTCTTCCAAAGGTGGGACATGTCATCTATCCAGGGGCGGAATATACAGGGAGACTCTTTGTTGAGGATATCGGGTTTCCTCCGGCACTCCTGAACTCTGAATCCATTCCACTGGAGCTGATTGAGAAGAAACATGTCGCATTGCTGTTGCCTGAAAGGTTGAAAAACTCCCATAAAGGTGATTACGGACATGTGCTCGTTATTGGCGGGTCTGTGGGAAAGACAGGGGCGCCTCTCCTCTCTGCAAGGGCAGCACTGAGAAGCGGGGCAGGACTTGTTAGCATCGGGACCCCTGAAAGGATTGTGGATTCACTGATGGCCTCCGTGCTTGAGGAGATGACCCTGCCATTGCCCTCGACTGCGTCAGGCACTGTATCCAGGGAAGCAGCCCGGACTGTGCTGGATTTCCTGCATGAGAGGGCTGATGTACTTGCAATCGGTCCCGGACTCTCTACGGATAGGGAGACCGTGGAGTTTGTCCTTGAGACCATCAGCAACTCACCTGTGCCCATGGTGGTTGATGCCGATGGCCTGAATGCGCTCTCAACACTTGAGTATAAAGATATTGTAGTGTTTTTGAATAAAGTGCGTGCACCCGCTGTCCTTACACCCCACGCAGGAGAGATGTCCAGGCTTGTCAGGATGAGCATCTCTGATATAGCGGATGATTTAATCGGGGTGGCAATGAGATTTTCCCGCGATACAGGGTGCTGCCTTGTCTTAAAAGGAGTCCCCACACTGATAGCGACCCCGGAAGGGCAGTGCTTTATCAATACAACCGGGAATCCCGGAATGGCTACTGCCGGAACCGGAGATGTCCTTACAGGTATCATAGCCTCATTTACAGGGCAGGGTCTGCAACCCGCAGAAGCGGCGCTGACAGGGGTGTATCTCCATGGACTGACAGGTGATATTGTTGTAAAGGGTACAACAGGGTATGCCTTTACAGCCAATGACCTCATAAATGGTCTTTTTAGGGGGTTCCAATCGCTTTTATCTGATTTGCAACCGTACAAATAG
- the acpS gene encoding holo-ACP synthase, producing the protein MIHGTGIDIVDVQRLEQAIRRWGERFVERVFTPEEITYCSGKANPYNSYAARFAAKEAFIKALKSSVPIPLKEIGVINRGSGQPEIRLYGNAGVLFAELFRNGRIHLSLSHDRGCSIASVVIEVSDL; encoded by the coding sequence ATGATACACGGAACAGGCATTGATATAGTGGATGTGCAGAGGCTTGAGCAGGCTATCAGGAGATGGGGAGAGAGGTTTGTTGAACGGGTTTTTACGCCTGAGGAGATTACTTACTGTTCAGGAAAGGCAAACCCCTATAATTCCTATGCAGCCCGTTTTGCAGCAAAAGAGGCATTTATAAAGGCACTGAAATCCAGTGTGCCCATTCCTCTTAAAGAGATAGGTGTGATAAACAGAGGCTCGGGTCAGCCTGAGATCAGGCTTTATGGTAATGCCGGTGTACTGTTTGCCGAACTGTTTCGTAATGGAAGGATTCATCTCAGTCTCAGTCATGACAGGGGGTGCAGTATTGCATCTGTGGTTATAGAGGTGAGTGATTTGTGA
- a CDS encoding pyridoxine 5'-phosphate synthase, which produces MILGVNVDHIATLRQARRTFEPDPVMAATLAILGGADGITVHLREDRRHIQDRDLRLLRDMVPVELNLEMAATDEMIETAIQIKPDLVTIVPEKREELTTEGGLDLHVPGNKLRDAVQRLGKEDIPVSFFIAPSIVDVDVAKEIGAAMVEVHTGHYANSRGEEQREELKKVIASIERARLNGLYANAGHGLTYYNIRPVASIEGLRGLYIGHSIISRAVLVGMERAVREMKAIVDRQ; this is translated from the coding sequence ATGATTCTTGGAGTTAATGTTGACCATATTGCTACATTGAGACAGGCCCGCAGGACCTTTGAGCCGGACCCTGTTATGGCTGCCACACTTGCCATACTGGGTGGAGCTGATGGAATAACCGTTCACCTCAGGGAGGACCGCAGGCATATTCAGGACAGGGATCTGAGGCTGCTCAGGGATATGGTGCCTGTGGAGTTGAACCTTGAGATGGCTGCCACAGATGAGATGATAGAGACTGCGATACAGATCAAACCTGACCTTGTCACTATCGTGCCTGAAAAACGCGAGGAACTGACAACCGAGGGAGGTCTTGACCTGCATGTACCGGGGAATAAGCTTCGTGATGCTGTTCAACGTTTAGGAAAAGAAGATATCCCCGTGAGTTTTTTCATAGCCCCTTCCATAGTTGATGTGGATGTTGCAAAGGAGATAGGGGCTGCCATGGTTGAGGTCCATACAGGGCATTATGCAAACTCGAGGGGTGAGGAGCAGCGTGAAGAGTTGAAGAAGGTAATAGCTTCAATCGAGAGGGCACGGCTTAATGGTCTTTATGCAAATGCAGGGCACGGCCTTACATATTACAACATCAGGCCGGTTGCATCCATTGAAGGTCTCAGGGGACTTTATATAGGGCACAGCATTATATCAAGGGCAGTCCTTGTTGGGATGGAGAGGGCTGTAAGGGAGATGAAGGCGATTGTGGATCGACAGTAG
- a CDS encoding adenosylcobalamin-dependent ribonucleoside-diphosphate reductase yields the protein MLNLTENALRVLRARYLLKNEKGEIIESPEGMFRRVASHVARAEDFYGEEPRAWEERFFTLMSDLKFLPNSPTLMNAGKEIGQLAACFVLPVDDSMKSIFDTLKNTALILQSGGGTGFSFSRLRPRSDIVRTTGGIASGPVSFMKIYNTATEVIKQGGARRGANMGILRIDHPDILDFIEAKRSQGELTNFNISVAVTDAFMAALKKDTEYELVNPRTGRPVGRLRARKVFDAIVRSAHETGDPGLVFIDRINRFNPTPHLGEIESTNPCGEQPLLPYEACVLGSMNLSKYVRNSIVDNPEGTPVIDYESLGEDIRVAVRFLDDCIDTNRYPLPEIERMHKGNRKIGLGVMGWADMLILLGIQYNSEQGFRLAREVMRFIQTRSKEASAELAGKRGVFPNFKGSIYDAPDMPKVRNATTTTIAPTGTISIIADCSGGIEPIFALAYRRLILDTELIEVNKYFFALAGKLGFYSRELEKKVLMKGRLRGIKEVPAKIKRLFKTAHEIPPKDHIEMQAAFQEYTDNAVSKTVNLPKSAKRVDVEKAFLLAYEKGCKGVTVFRYGARKAGTLMRLRE from the coding sequence ATGCTTAACCTTACCGAGAATGCGCTCCGTGTGCTGCGGGCCCGATATCTGCTTAAGAACGAAAAGGGAGAGATCATAGAGTCGCCGGAAGGAATGTTCCGCCGTGTTGCCTCCCATGTAGCACGTGCAGAAGATTTTTACGGAGAGGAGCCCCGGGCTTGGGAAGAGAGGTTCTTCACCTTGATGAGTGATCTAAAATTCCTGCCAAACTCACCGACTCTGATGAATGCCGGTAAGGAGATTGGACAGCTTGCTGCCTGTTTTGTCCTACCGGTTGATGACTCGATGAAGAGTATCTTTGATACACTGAAAAACACTGCCCTCATCCTTCAAAGCGGGGGTGGAACAGGTTTCTCCTTCTCCAGACTCAGGCCCAGGTCTGATATCGTCAGGACTACCGGAGGGATTGCCAGCGGCCCGGTCTCCTTCATGAAGATATATAACACCGCCACTGAGGTGATAAAACAGGGTGGTGCCAGGAGGGGCGCCAATATGGGTATCTTGAGGATTGATCACCCTGACATACTCGATTTTATAGAGGCCAAGAGGAGCCAGGGGGAACTGACTAATTTCAATATATCCGTGGCCGTTACCGATGCCTTTATGGCGGCGCTCAAAAAAGACACGGAGTATGAACTTGTTAATCCAAGAACAGGCAGGCCGGTTGGCAGGCTCCGTGCCCGTAAGGTCTTTGATGCTATTGTCAGGAGTGCCCATGAGACAGGGGATCCGGGGCTTGTCTTTATAGACCGGATAAATAGATTCAATCCCACCCCCCACCTTGGTGAGATAGAGAGTACCAACCCTTGCGGTGAGCAGCCGCTTCTGCCATATGAGGCCTGTGTGCTCGGCTCAATGAACCTCTCAAAATATGTGCGTAATTCAATAGTTGATAACCCTGAAGGTACCCCTGTCATTGATTATGAAAGTCTAGGAGAGGATATAAGGGTTGCTGTCAGGTTTCTTGACGACTGCATCGATACTAACAGGTATCCACTGCCCGAGATTGAAAGGATGCACAAGGGTAACAGGAAGATAGGTCTTGGAGTGATGGGCTGGGCGGACATGCTCATACTCCTTGGTATCCAGTATAATTCAGAGCAGGGCTTCAGGCTTGCCAGAGAGGTGATGAGATTTATACAGACAAGGTCAAAGGAGGCTTCGGCTGAGCTTGCAGGGAAGCGGGGTGTTTTCCCTAACTTTAAGGGGTCGATTTATGATGCCCCTGATATGCCAAAGGTGAGGAATGCAACGACCACAACAATTGCACCCACAGGCACTATCTCCATAATTGCAGACTGCTCAGGCGGTATAGAACCCATCTTTGCCCTTGCCTACAGGAGGCTCATCCTCGATACAGAGTTGATAGAAGTCAACAAGTACTTTTTTGCTCTTGCCGGGAAGCTCGGTTTCTATTCTCGGGAGCTTGAGAAGAAGGTGCTGATGAAGGGCAGGCTGAGGGGAATAAAGGAGGTGCCGGCTAAGATAAAGAGGCTGTTTAAGACCGCGCACGAGATCCCGCCGAAAGACCATATAGAGATGCAGGCAGCCTTTCAGGAGTATACTGATAATGCGGTCTCAAAGACGGTTAATCTTCCAAAGAGCGCAAAGAGGGTGGATGTGGAGAAGGCTTTTCTGCTGGCATATGAGAAGGGATGCAAGGGGGTAACGGTCTTCAGGTATGGTGCCCGGAAAGCCGGTACGCTCATGAGATTGAGGGAGTAG
- a CDS encoding RodZ domain-containing protein, with protein sequence MLGEYLKKHREEANHTLKEISLITRIRCEYLKALENEEFGKIPGEFFVKGYIKEFLKAISIEPSEAIRLYEEQMKANLAAQEPLPPPRKKKLPPQVFLYPLVVLLIVVPLIMLYPHNKSPEDLNGKVKKESRIDRVVTMIPNPVAPAEADYTNEHVLEITAVEDTWIYLKIDDNLSYSMILEPGQKRIWTGDRQFFLKVGNAGGIRLTFDGKEIGAPGKRGHVVKLTLPQDIKEIKE encoded by the coding sequence TTGTTAGGAGAGTATCTCAAAAAACACCGTGAAGAAGCTAATCATACCCTGAAAGAGATATCCTTGATAACAAGAATACGCTGTGAGTATCTGAAGGCGCTTGAAAACGAGGAGTTCGGGAAGATACCGGGTGAGTTCTTTGTTAAGGGATATATAAAAGAGTTTCTGAAGGCCATTTCAATTGAGCCCTCAGAGGCCATCAGGCTTTATGAAGAACAAATGAAGGCGAACTTAGCAGCTCAGGAGCCTTTACCACCCCCGCGCAAAAAAAAGTTGCCCCCGCAGGTTTTTCTATATCCGTTAGTCGTTCTGTTAATTGTTGTCCCGTTGATTATGCTGTATCCTCATAATAAAAGCCCTGAGGATTTAAATGGGAAAGTAAAAAAAGAGAGTAGAATAGACAGGGTTGTGACCATGATACCAAATCCTGTTGCCCCTGCAGAGGCTGATTACACAAATGAGCATGTCCTTGAGATCACGGCTGTAGAAGATACATGGATATACCTTAAGATTGACGATAATCTGAGTTACTCGATGATCCTGGAACCGGGCCAGAAGAGGATATGGACAGGAGACCGGCAGTTCTTTCTCAAGGTAGGCAATGCAGGCGGCATAAGGCTGACTTTTGATGGCAAGGAAATAGGGGCTCCCGGAAAGAGGGGCCATGTTGTAAAATTAACCCTTCCTCAGGATATCAAAGAAATCAAAGAATAG
- a CDS encoding GAF domain-containing protein → MKQTQTADPEKPDSLIMAKMVYNNHLMENPELFEKKFSILQEISSAIVITDDITAIANLMLDLAINYTNAEKGSLMLTNDRGELYILAARGIDIQLIKTYRIKIGEGIAGTVAKTLIPVLVEDIENDTRFNEKKRDRYKTLSFISCPIVSKNKLHGVLNINDKRDGTPFTEDEFDLITIIANQAAIALENAFLMKQLKLKATELENINRKLIETDVAKTEFIANISHELRTPLNSIKGAIYYLQQSVKMAEDEQKEFHNIISNETGKLISIVENLLDFLRLEDEVRVVKKSIINLADILDEILNSKSLKVILARKNLQLKIDIKDGISDIVGDKIRVVQFFINLIEGLSYYLERGESIRITAEEDDFVRVKMTLSRRLPQAILPYLINSRHLFHMDQPEEKLKLYLAKRVAEFHKWNLAAENTEDAFLVSITIPKSKREHVEAVVDTTMELFIEFISELLGLNTCSIMLSNELTGELRIKSARGLDEDVIKRTRIKLGDRVAGWVALEGKPLLIEDIESDPRFEKRNILQYNTKSLLSLPLKTDNKVIGVLNLNNKKTAEPFTKQDLYIASLLCERITHFIERLYSNDYNEDDFKQFISSFDSLINAEKRYHKKNSFIQELMSRIMYKLGVSEEDRRAAIYISMIYDLGLMLIDDSILKKKELSPLEHRILKVHSYTTVGLLNSFEFSEYVKAAILHHHERYDGSGYPDGLKGDDIPLISRSLSVVDAFCAMITERPYKEALTRDQALEEIRKGSVTIYDPKVVAALEMVLQELQDAL, encoded by the coding sequence ATGAAACAAACACAAACCGCTGACCCAGAAAAACCGGACTCCCTAATTATGGCTAAAATGGTTTATAATAATCATCTGATGGAAAATCCGGAGCTTTTTGAAAAAAAGTTCTCAATCCTTCAGGAAATATCCAGCGCTATAGTCATCACAGACGACATCACTGCTATAGCAAACCTCATGCTTGACCTTGCAATCAACTACACAAACGCCGAAAAAGGCTCCCTGATGTTAACAAACGACCGGGGGGAACTGTATATCCTTGCCGCAAGGGGTATAGATATTCAACTCATCAAGACTTACAGAATAAAGATAGGAGAAGGAATAGCAGGTACTGTGGCAAAGACCCTCATTCCCGTACTTGTTGAAGATATAGAGAACGATACAAGGTTTAATGAAAAGAAGAGGGACCGTTATAAAACACTGTCTTTTATTTCATGTCCAATCGTAAGCAAAAACAAGCTGCATGGTGTCCTCAACATAAACGACAAAAGGGACGGGACACCTTTTACAGAAGACGAGTTCGACCTTATCACAATTATTGCGAACCAGGCAGCCATTGCCCTTGAAAATGCCTTCCTGATGAAGCAACTGAAGTTAAAGGCTACTGAACTTGAGAATATTAACAGGAAGCTTATAGAGACGGATGTAGCAAAGACTGAATTCATTGCCAATATCTCCCATGAACTGCGCACACCCCTTAATTCAATCAAGGGAGCCATATACTATCTACAGCAATCCGTAAAAATGGCAGAGGACGAACAAAAGGAGTTTCATAATATTATTTCAAATGAGACCGGCAAGCTTATCTCCATTGTTGAAAACCTGCTTGATTTTCTCAGACTTGAAGACGAGGTGCGGGTAGTAAAAAAAAGTATTATAAATCTTGCAGACATCCTGGATGAGATATTAAACTCAAAGTCTCTGAAGGTTATACTCGCACGAAAAAATCTGCAACTGAAGATAGACATAAAAGATGGCATATCGGACATTGTTGGAGACAAGATACGGGTTGTCCAATTCTTCATTAATCTGATAGAAGGATTAAGTTACTACCTTGAAAGGGGTGAGTCCATAAGAATTACGGCAGAGGAGGATGATTTTGTAAGGGTAAAAATGACCCTTTCCAGGAGGCTGCCACAGGCAATACTGCCTTATCTCATTAACTCAAGGCACCTCTTCCATATGGACCAGCCTGAAGAAAAGTTAAAGCTTTACCTTGCAAAAAGGGTCGCTGAGTTTCATAAATGGAACCTTGCAGCAGAAAATACCGAGGATGCTTTCCTTGTATCCATTACCATTCCCAAGAGTAAAAGAGAACATGTTGAGGCTGTTGTTGATACCACTATGGAGTTGTTTATAGAGTTTATATCAGAGTTGTTAGGCCTTAATACATGTTCAATAATGCTTAGCAATGAATTAACGGGTGAACTCAGGATAAAGAGCGCAAGGGGACTGGATGAGGACGTTATAAAGCGGACAAGGATAAAGCTCGGAGACAGGGTTGCCGGCTGGGTCGCCCTCGAAGGAAAACCACTATTAATTGAGGACATAGAAAGCGACCCACGCTTTGAAAAAAGGAACATTCTGCAGTATAATACAAAATCCCTCCTCTCTCTACCTCTAAAGACAGATAATAAAGTAATAGGGGTGTTAAACCTTAACAATAAGAAAACAGCGGAACCCTTCACAAAACAGGACCTTTACATTGCGTCGTTATTGTGCGAAAGGATAACCCACTTCATTGAAAGACTCTACAGCAACGATTACAATGAGGATGACTTTAAGCAATTCATCAGCTCATTCGACAGTCTTATAAATGCTGAGAAGAGGTACCACAAGAAGAACAGCTTCATTCAGGAACTGATGTCCAGGATAATGTATAAACTGGGGGTAAGCGAGGAAGACAGGAGGGCAGCGATATACATATCCATGATATACGACCTCGGTCTTATGCTTATTGATGACAGCATACTGAAAAAGAAAGAACTTTCACCATTAGAGCATCGCATACTAAAAGTCCACTCTTATACCACAGTGGGCCTGCTCAATAGTTTCGAATTCTCCGAGTATGTTAAGGCGGCAATCCTGCACCATCATGAGAGATACGACGGCAGCGGATATCCGGATGGATTAAAAGGCGATGACATACCCTTAATCTCAAGGAGCCTTTCCGTAGTGGACGCCTTCTGTGCAATGATCACAGAGAGGCCATATAAAGAAGCCCTCACAAGGGATCAGGCACTGGAGGAAATCAGGAAAGGCTCAGTCACCATCTATGACCCCAAGGTAGTTGCGGCGCTTGAAATGGTACTGCAGGAGCTTCAGGACGCACTATAA
- the prsR gene encoding PEP-CTERM-box response regulator transcription factor, with amino-acid sequence MEKLLIVEDSEEIREQLKWGFKKEYSLLLAEDCNSALSLFKKHQPKVVTLDLGLPPHRDGTEEGFRSLEGILNIHPFTKVIVITGNDDRENALRAIHVGAYDYYQKPIDLKDLGVSVSRAFHLYNIEQENRSLRHALDKKAIKMGGMVGQCSAISEVFSTIRKVAPSDVSVLIQGESGTGKELVARAIHSLSLRKDGPFVPINCGAIPENLLESELFGHEKGAFTGANTQVLGKVEYAREGTLFLDEIGELPANLQVKLLRFLQEKTLQRVGGRVDIHVDTRIIAATNVDISEAIEKGQFREDLYYRIGVLMIKLPPLRERGGDIMLLANLFLMRFSEDFRKKLKGFSASSMDLLQSYEWPGNVRELENRIQRAVVMSEDSVVEPEDLGFKTRSGQSVSTFAGMTLREARDRVEKDVILTAIEKHKGNIARAAGELGISRPTLYDLMKKHGLYSAS; translated from the coding sequence ATGGAAAAGCTATTAATAGTTGAAGACAGCGAAGAGATAAGGGAGCAGCTTAAATGGGGCTTTAAAAAAGAGTATTCCCTCCTTCTTGCAGAAGATTGCAATAGCGCCCTCTCTCTCTTTAAGAAGCATCAACCAAAAGTGGTAACCCTTGATCTCGGTCTGCCGCCTCACAGGGACGGAACAGAGGAGGGGTTCAGGTCTCTTGAGGGGATACTCAATATCCATCCCTTTACCAAGGTTATAGTAATAACAGGAAATGACGATAGAGAAAATGCCCTCAGGGCTATTCACGTAGGGGCGTATGACTATTATCAAAAACCGATAGACCTTAAAGATTTGGGGGTTAGTGTAAGCAGGGCTTTTCACCTATATAACATTGAACAAGAAAATCGCAGTTTGCGGCATGCCCTTGATAAGAAGGCAATTAAAATGGGTGGCATGGTGGGGCAGTGCTCTGCGATCTCAGAGGTATTTTCAACTATCAGGAAGGTGGCCCCATCTGATGTTTCGGTGCTGATCCAGGGTGAAAGCGGGACAGGCAAGGAACTGGTTGCAAGGGCTATACATTCCTTGAGTCTGAGAAAGGACGGCCCCTTTGTCCCGATAAACTGCGGTGCTATCCCGGAGAACCTCCTTGAGTCAGAACTCTTCGGACATGAAAAGGGGGCTTTTACAGGGGCCAATACTCAGGTGCTGGGAAAAGTTGAATATGCCCGGGAGGGGACTCTTTTTCTTGATGAGATAGGTGAGCTGCCCGCCAATCTTCAGGTAAAACTACTGCGGTTTCTGCAAGAGAAGACCCTTCAGCGTGTAGGTGGGAGGGTAGATATTCATGTGGACACAAGGATAATTGCTGCCACAAATGTTGATATATCAGAGGCTATAGAAAAGGGACAATTCAGAGAAGACCTCTATTACAGGATAGGTGTTCTAATGATTAAGCTCCCGCCCTTGAGGGAACGGGGGGGGGATATAATGCTCCTTGCCAATCTCTTTCTGATGAGATTCAGCGAGGATTTCAGAAAAAAGTTGAAGGGTTTTAGTGCTTCCTCGATGGATCTGCTGCAGTCTTATGAGTGGCCTGGTAATGTGAGAGAACTCGAAAACAGGATACAGAGGGCCGTTGTCATGTCTGAGGATTCAGTTGTAGAACCTGAAGACCTTGGGTTTAAAACACGTTCAGGCCAAAGTGTCTCCACATTTGCAGGCATGACCCTTAGAGAGGCAAGGGACAGAGTCGAAAAAGATGTGATACTTACTGCGATTGAGAAGCACAAGGGAAACATTGCTAGGGCTGCCGGAGAGCTTGGTATTAGCAGGCCAACCCTCTATGACCTTATGAAAAAGCATGGTCTTTATAGTGCGTCCTGA
- a CDS encoding alkaline phosphatase family protein, protein MLGSLFKKKTKKVVVLGLDGVPCSLLNRFADEGIMPNIARLRQEGTLCSMNASIPEVSSTSWSTFMTGVNPGRHGIYGFTEVDKNTYSWRFPNFNDLKSRTIWEIAGDNGKRSIVVNIPSTYPARPLNGMLVSGFVALDLRNASYPDTMYRYLSSTGYRLDVDAGKAVKSMDEFTDDIILTFRKRIEAINYLYDSEDWDLFIAAITETDRLHHYLWAALDDTSHSQHEFFISFYRELDRFIGAFHEKLDSEIPFIMLSDHGFTAIKEEVYLNVYLKEKGYLSFNKKEPESFGALDSESKAFVLDPSRVYIHLKDKFARGCVEKNSYEDLRNAIREDLLLLKIDGESVIKDVFFKEELYSGECMPEAPDLIVLSTEGYDLKGSIRKNELVGKGGAFTGGHTRGNATFYINRPAGCDAPDIIDAGVTVLKLLDINTDGLDGKPLV, encoded by the coding sequence ATGTTAGGAAGTCTCTTTAAAAAGAAAACTAAGAAAGTTGTTGTCCTGGGGCTTGACGGCGTTCCCTGTTCTTTGCTGAACAGGTTTGCTGATGAAGGCATCATGCCTAATATAGCAAGACTGCGGCAGGAGGGGACTCTCTGCAGCATGAATGCCTCAATCCCGGAGGTATCATCAACGTCCTGGAGCACTTTTATGACTGGAGTGAATCCGGGGAGACACGGTATATACGGGTTTACGGAGGTTGATAAGAATACTTATTCGTGGAGATTTCCCAACTTCAATGATCTCAAAAGCAGGACGATATGGGAGATAGCCGGGGATAACGGCAAAAGGAGCATTGTAGTAAATATCCCGTCGACCTATCCGGCAAGACCATTGAACGGAATGCTTGTCTCAGGCTTTGTAGCACTTGACCTCAGGAATGCATCCTATCCTGATACAATGTACCGGTATCTGAGCAGTACCGGATACCGGCTTGACGTGGATGCCGGAAAGGCGGTAAAGTCCATGGATGAATTCACTGATGATATTATCCTGACCTTCAGAAAAAGGATTGAAGCTATAAACTACCTTTATGATTCAGAGGATTGGGACCTCTTTATTGCCGCAATTACAGAGACCGACCGGCTGCACCATTATCTCTGGGCTGCACTGGATGACACATCCCATTCGCAACATGAGTTTTTTATAAGTTTTTATCGGGAGCTTGACAGGTTTATAGGCGCTTTTCATGAAAAGCTTGATTCTGAGATACCCTTTATTATGTTATCTGATCACGGATTCACGGCCATAAAAGAAGAGGTCTATCTGAACGTTTACTTGAAAGAGAAGGGTTATCTGAGTTTCAACAAGAAAGAGCCGGAATCTTTTGGGGCCCTCGACAGTGAATCAAAGGCGTTTGTCCTTGATCCGTCAAGGGTGTATATACACCTGAAAGATAAGTTTGCTCGTGGCTGTGTTGAAAAAAACAGTTACGAAGACCTCAGAAATGCAATTAGAGAGGACCTGCTATTGTTGAAAATAGATGGAGAGAGTGTTATAAAGGATGTCTTTTTCAAAGAGGAGTTATATAGCGGGGAATGTATGCCTGAGGCCCCCGACCTGATTGTGCTGTCCACTGAGGGGTATGACCTGAAAGGATCGATAAGGAAGAATGAGCTGGTCGGCAAGGGGGGGGCATTTACCGGAGGACATACACGGGGGAATGCCACCTTTTATATAAACAGGCCTGCAGGTTGTGATGCACCTGATATAATCGATGCAGGGGTTACTGTATTAAAATTGCTTGACATCAATACAGACGGACTTGATGGGAAACCACTGGTGTAA